Proteins from one Malassezia vespertilionis chromosome 2, complete sequence genomic window:
- a CDS encoding uncharacterized protein (COG:O; EggNog:ENOG503NU75) — MTSPREDSVYLAKLAEQAERYEEMVENMKRVASSNQELTVEERNLLSVAYKNVIGARRASWRIVSSIEQKEESKGNEAHVSMIKAYREKIESELAQICEDILKVLDTHLIPSATSGESKVFYHKMKGDYHRYLAEFATGDKRKDSADKSLESYKAASDVAVTELPPTHPIRLGLALNFSVFYYEILNSPDRACHLAKQAFDDAIAELDTLSEESYKDSTLIMQLLRDNLTLWTSDMQDTEKPVEGSNNAEAAQAAQTGAPGAENKGEEAA; from the exons ATGACTTCGCCTCGTGAAGATTCCGTGTACCTTGCCAAGCTTGCTGAACAGGCCGAGCGCTATGAAGAAATGGTAGAGAACATGAAGCGCGTTGCTTCCTCTAACCAGGAGCTTACCGTTGAGGAGCGCAACCTGCTCTCTGTCGCGTACAAGAACGTGATCGGGGCACGACGCGCGTCCTGGCGTATCGTCTCCTCCATTGAGCAGAAGGAGGAGTCGAAGGGCAACGAGGCCCACGTTTCTATGATTAAGGCTTATCGTGAAAAGATTGAGTCTGAGTTGGCGCAGATCTGCGAGGACATTTTGAAGGTCTTGGACACTCACCTTATCCCGTCTGCCACCTCGGGTGAGAGTAAGGTGTTCTACCACAAGATGAAGGGCGACTACCACCGCTACCTTGCTGAGTTTGCCACTGGCGACAAGCGTAAGGACTCTGCCGACAAATCGCTCGAGTCTTACAAGGCTGCCTCTGACGTCGCTGTCACTGAGCTGCCTCCTACCCATCCTATCCGTCTCGGTCTTGCCTTGAACTTTTCCGTGTTTTACTACGAGATTTTGAATTCGCCTGACCGTGCCTGCCACCTGGCTAAGCAGGCCTTTGATGATGCTATCGCTGAGTTGGATACCCTGTCGGAGGAGAGCTACAAGGACTCTACTCTGATTATGCAACTCTTGCGCGACAATCTCACTCTG TGGACAAGCGACATGCAGGATACGGAGAAGCCCGTCGAGGGCAGCAACAACGCCGAGGCTGCGCAGGCTGCTCAGACCGGCGCACCTGGTGCCGAGAACAAAGGCGAGGAGGCCGCCTAG